In Puntigrus tetrazona isolate hp1 chromosome 24, ASM1883169v1, whole genome shotgun sequence, a genomic segment contains:
- the LOC122330183 gene encoding paraneoplastic antigen Ma1 homolog, giving the protein MDLAKTVEWSREENANLSRAIVLSNVPLGTSDDTIQKVLNTVKVFGRTRIRGRRGDVTGRWLFILVEASADLEPDVIPPEIGIENEAGPWSVNLVGSLVAQAPASEGDPFQLKLQALLQQEGKSMDEVKAIIMGKQSPKSDFNMDLVDAIGKLVDRCNQASSDSPGYRKLRLFSGLKPVPPGEEEYESWMEQAAQMISEWHCSEAAKRQRIVESLRGPAADIVRFLKVTSPSATANEYLAALETSYGTTESGPDLMARFRHTYQESGEKLSAFLYRLDKLLHRALLKGGIDAVSINKARMEQLIKGALTNDMVALRIRMTHTLQSPPSFPQLMKEIREEEHWVAARENVKASVANVVSTQASVPSELQNLKKEVKELSTQVSQLLNLASLPCASDCTPQKISSKRSEGVTDNSQKVKPAQSPVPMIFCYKCGEDGHKKWECKAPEDLRKVNQKLIKMQRLQGNLTGAQ; this is encoded by the coding sequence ATGGACCTTGCTAAGACTGTTGAGTGGAGCAGAGAAGAGAATGCAAATCTCTCACGTGCCATTGTTTTGAGTAACGTTCCTTTAGGCACTAGTGATGACACTATTCAAAAAgtgttaaatacagtaaaagtattTGGACGCACAAGAATACGTGGTCGCCGTGGTGACGTAACTGGCAGATGGCTGTTTATTCTAGTGGAAGCCAGTGCTGACCTGGAACCTGATGTTATCCCTCCTGAGATAGGTATAGAAAATGAAGCTGGACCCTGGAGTGTCAACTTGGTGGGCAGCCTAGTAGCTCAGGCTCCTGCCTCTGAAGGTGATCCTTTCCAGCTCAAGCTGCAAGCATTGTTGCAACAAGAGGGCAAATCTATGGACGAGGTAAAGGCCATAATTATGGGAAAGCAGTCTCCTAAGTCGGATTTCAATATGGACCTTGTTGACGCCATAGGCAAATTAGTAGATCGGTGTAACCAAGCTTCCAGTGATAGTCCTGGGTACAGAAAACTGAGGTTGTTTTCTGGGTTGAAACCTGTCCCTCCAGGTGAAGAAGAGTATGAAAGCTGGATGGAACAGGCCGCTCAAATGATTAGTGAATGGCACTGCTCAGAAGCTGCAAAGAGGCAACGCATCGTAGAGAGTTTACGAGGTCCTGCTGCTGATATAGTTAGgtttttaaaagtgacttctccATCTGCGACTGCAAATGAGTACTTAGCTGCCCTAGAGACTTCATATGGAACTACTGAGAGTGGGCCTGATCTTATGGCTAGATTTCGTCACACCTACCAGGAAAGTGGAGAGAAGCTTTCAGCTTTCTTGTACCGTTTGGATAAACTTCTCCACCGAGCCTTGTTGAAGGGTGGGATTGATGCCGTCAGTATAAATAAAGCCAGAATGGAACAGCTAATTAAAGGAGCACTTACCAACGACATGGTTGCCTTGCGAATCCGAATGACGCACACTTTGCAGAGTCCTCCATCTTTTCCACAGTTGATGAAGGAAATACGTGAGGAAGAACACTGGGTAGCCGCAAGGGAAAATGTCAAAGCTTCTGTTGCTAATGTTGTCTCTACCCAGGCATCTGTTCCATCTGAATTACAGAACTTGAAGAAGGAAGTTAAAGAGCTGTCTACCCAAGTGAGTCAGTTGTTGAACTTGGCTAGTTTGCCATGTGCTTCTGATTGTACTCCTCAGAAAATATCCAGTAAACGCTCTGAGGGTGTAACGGATAACTCACAAAAAGTTAAGCCTGCTCAGTCCCCTGTGCCTATGATCTTTTGCTACAAATGTGGTGAAGATGGACATAAGAAATGGGAGTGCAAAGCACCTGAGGATCTCAGAAAAGTGAATCAGAAGCTGATAAAAATGCAGCGCCTGCAGGGAAACTTGACAGGAGCTCAGTGA
- the si:ch211-234p6.5 gene encoding pleckstrin homology domain-containing family A member 7 isoform X3 has translation MTLEVAVGYRKQTRMEDQDRVSQASSSATVSFLPVRDKCHEKVQTFGKRCQAAKRDPNCAVVIRGWLYKRDSTGLKLWKRRWFVLSNYCLYYYKDSREESVLGSIPLPSYRILYCSPRECKNRKYAFKVVHQGMRPYIMSAETQEDMLGWVKALSQSASMEADDIINRRCASFQDFTQMGDNAETMELQHTFPKQAVTKLSRVQTEPTLLDQDGTGIKMKTPELRGRHESRAIAPEATKYSQTLLNAEEEPLSFLHPKATFKQPSFLRDQYGSPCQGNVGRTDVWPLDNCSSAPISPCIYTERGLLLDKPEFPCSVCYSSNYHTAEHVAMCKVGKPDIVLEREIQPIRDLENDTDVVLTRLCGCDKLLQSVSMQLAQLQADKKSIEYTLEIKWLGMEDGLHGEQEVSQKALLQEELVTLRARICDLSSEMDSLWSDYERMESELSVFHSHLQHILHFGTPQEQIQAQRQLWMMEDILCGLRLNKNRFMALLGLQRPGAPQPKPVSYFEGELGGLGMECLTEAEQQDYMKIHQSYKKWTQESPASDSRMSSEQDASHEPLRLTRVVTSTLPSSLIAERIYVDDPYAEPPEQISLQSGLRSSQRRAAKKPSRTLHETADKNRHLHWADGPEEMQQKKPAPNHYTGAREKALADRKVWTHRQQECRQRALHRRHSSLETHYSQ, from the exons ATGACGCTGGAAGTAGCTGTTGGGTACCGAAAACAGACCAG GATGGAGGATcaggacagggtcagccaggcCTCCAGCAGCGCCACAGTGTCCTTCCTGCCGGTCAGAGACAAG TGCCATGAAAAAGTGCAGACGTTTGGAAAGAGATGTCAAGCGGCGAAGAGAGACCCCAACTGTGCCGTGGTGATCAGAGGATGGCTGTACAAGAGG GACAGCACTGGACTCAAATTATGGAAAAGAAGATGGTTTGTTCTCTCCAATTACTGCCTGTATTATTATAAAG ACAGCCGTGAGGAGTCTGTCCTGGGCAGTATTCCTCTTCCCAGCTACCGGATCCTCTACTGCTCCCCCAGGGAGTGCAAGAACCGCAAATATGCGTTCAAG GTGGTTCATCAGGGCATGCGGCCGTACATCATGAGCGCTGAAACCCAGGAGGACATGCTGGGTTGGGTCAAggctctcagccaatcagcaagCATGGAGGCTGATGACATCATCAACAG GCGCTGTGCCAGTTTTCAGGACTTCACTCAGATGGGAGATAACGCCGAAACCATGGAGCTCCAGCACACGTTTCCAAAACAGGCCGTCACAAAACTGAGCAGGGTCCAGACAGAACCGACGCTGCTGGATCAGGACGGGACGGGAATTAAAATGAAGACACCAGAGCTGAGAGGAAGACACGAGAGCAGAGCGAT CGCACCTGAAGCTACTAAGTATTCTCAGACTTTACTGAACGCAGAAGAGGAGCCTCTTTCCTTCCTACATCCGAAGGCAACCTTCAAGCAACCTTCATTTCTCAGAGATCAGTATGGGTCTCCGTGTCAGGGTAACGTGGGCAGAACAGATGTCTGGCCCTTGGATAACTGCTCGAGTGCTCCAATATCCCCCTGCATCTACACAGAGAGAGGACTTCTGCTCGACAAG cCTGAGTTTCCATGTTCTGTGTGCTACTCTTCCAACTACCACACGGCAGAACACGTGGCCATGTGCAAG GTAGGTAAACCAGACATCGTCCTAGAGAGAGAAATCCAACCAATCAGAGATCTGGAAAACGATACAGAT GTGGTTCTGACCCGTCTGTGTGGTTGTGATAAACTGCTGCAGTCCGTCTCTATGCAGCTGGCTCAGTTACAGGCAGATAAG AAAAGCATTGAGTATACCTTGGAAATCAAATGGCTGGGGATGGAAGACGGACTTCACGGAGAGCAGGAAGTATCCCAGAAGGCTTTGCTTCAGGAGGAGCTGGTTACACTCAGAGCCAGAATTTGTGATTTGTCATCG GAGATGGACAGCTTGTGGAGTGATTATGAACGGATGGAGAGCGAGCTGTCAGTTTTTCACTCTCATCTCCAGCACATCCTTCACTTTGGAACGCCGCag GAGCAGATTCAGGCTCAGAGGCAGCTCTGGATGATGGAGGACATCTTGTGCGGTTTGAGGCTGAACAAGAACCGCTTTATGGCCTTACTGGGTCTGCAAAGGCCGGGTG CTCCTCAGCCGAAACCCGTTTCCTACTTTGAGGGCGAGTTAGGAGGTCTCGGCATG GAGTGCTTGACCGAAGCGGAGCAGCAGGACTACATGAAGATTCACCAGAGTTACAAGAAATGGACCCAAGAGAGTCCAGCCAGTGACAGCCGGATGAGTTCTGAACAGGACGCCTCCCATGAACCGCTGCGTCTGACCCGCGTTGTGACTTCTACCCTCCCGTCGTCTCTAATCGCAGAACGCATTTACGTGGATGACCCCTATGCTGAGCCACCCGAACAAATCAGTCTACAGTCGGGACTGAGGAGCAGCCAGAGGAGAGCAGCAAAGAAACCCAGCAGAACTCTGCATGAGACCGCTGACAAAA